A part of Streptomyces sp. NBC_01497 genomic DNA contains:
- a CDS encoding helicase HerA-like domain-containing protein, which translates to MSGTAPSGDLSGTPGASIAAAYGFTGPALEIGTLLWDGVPRTGAPVRMPLATLNRHGLIAGGAATGRETTRRLMVRQLSAQAVPVFLADMASGASGPAGPDDPAGESARRAAEVGRTRAPAGAPAAFLTPGGVGPGMPVRATVTSFGPVLLSTVLGLDRTQERALGLVLHYADGKGLELLDLGDLRAVVAFLVSDSGRTELQSLGGISTATAGAILRSLAVLEQQGGGNFFGAPEFDTTELPRVRDGRGHVRVLRCAAVPERPQLVPAFLMWLLAGLFHDLPDAGDVERPKLVFFFDEAHALFRGASAAFLESVNRTLRLLGSKGVSVFFVTRTPQDVPPDVLAQLGNRVQHALGPEDTEALKATVHAFPTSAYDLEEVLTGLGTGEAVVTALGGNGVPLPVAVTRLHDPAFHTGPTEPCAATAASPLHGGHAGAVGREPPCEKPTAEQRAAEENAERAVREAEHAEEALRVDRTAPGAREQRREPEVPEPSVAGHGAGSGVFTTLARSVGTPVGPEITRSVLGTARRR; encoded by the coding sequence ATGAGCGGAACCGCGCCCTCCGGTGACCTTTCGGGCACTCCGGGTGCCTCGATCGCCGCCGCGTACGGTTTCACCGGCCCCGCCCTCGAGATCGGGACGCTGCTGTGGGACGGGGTCCCCCGGACCGGCGCGCCGGTCCGGATGCCGCTGGCGACGCTGAACCGCCACGGGCTCATCGCGGGTGGGGCCGCGACGGGCAGGGAGACCACGCGTCGGCTGATGGTGCGACAGTTGTCGGCTCAGGCCGTGCCGGTGTTCCTCGCGGACATGGCGAGCGGGGCGTCCGGGCCCGCGGGACCGGATGATCCGGCCGGCGAGAGCGCCCGGCGGGCCGCGGAGGTGGGCCGGACCCGGGCGCCCGCGGGCGCTCCCGCCGCCTTCCTCACGCCGGGCGGCGTCGGCCCCGGGATGCCGGTGCGGGCCACGGTCACGAGCTTCGGTCCCGTCCTGCTCTCGACGGTCCTCGGACTCGACAGGACCCAGGAGCGGGCCCTCGGACTGGTTCTCCACTACGCCGACGGCAAGGGCCTTGAACTCCTCGACCTCGGGGACCTGCGGGCGGTCGTGGCCTTCCTCGTCTCCGACAGCGGCCGGACGGAGCTCCAGAGCCTCGGCGGGATCTCGACCGCCACGGCGGGGGCGATCCTGCGCTCCCTCGCGGTCCTGGAACAGCAGGGCGGGGGGAACTTCTTCGGCGCGCCCGAGTTCGACACGACCGAGCTGCCGCGGGTCCGGGACGGCAGGGGGCACGTCCGTGTCCTGCGGTGCGCGGCGGTGCCGGAGCGCCCACAGCTTGTCCCTGCCTTCCTGATGTGGCTGCTCGCCGGCCTCTTCCACGACCTGCCGGATGCGGGTGACGTGGAGCGCCCGAAGCTGGTCTTCTTCTTCGACGAGGCGCACGCGCTGTTCAGGGGCGCGTCCGCGGCCTTCCTGGAATCGGTCAACCGGACCCTGCGGCTCCTGGGTTCCAAGGGCGTGAGCGTGTTCTTCGTGACGCGGACGCCGCAGGACGTGCCCCCTGACGTGCTCGCGCAGCTCGGCAACCGGGTGCAGCACGCCCTCGGTCCCGAGGACACGGAGGCGCTGAAGGCGACCGTGCACGCCTTCCCCACGTCGGCGTACGACCTGGAGGAGGTGCTGACCGGGCTCGGTACGGGTGAGGCGGTCGTCACCGCGCTCGGCGGGAACGGCGTCCCGCTGCCCGTCGCCGTGACCCGGCTGCATGATCCCGCTTTCCACACGGGACCCACGGAGCCCTGCGCGGCGACCGCCGCCTCGCCACTCCACGGGGGGCACGCCGGGGCCGTCGGCCGGGAGCCCCCGTGCGAGAAGCCGACGGCGGAGCAGCGGGCAGCCGAGGAGAACGCGGAACGGGCGGTGCGTGAGGCGGAGCACGCCGAGGAGGCGCTGCGCGTGGACCGGACCGCCCCGGGGGCCCGAGAGCAGCGCCGGGAGCCGGAGGTCCCCGAGCCGTCCGTGGCGGGGCATGGGGCAGGCAGCGGTGTCTTCACCACCCTGGCGCGGTCGGTGGGCACGCCGGTCGGCCCTGAGATCACCCGCTCCGTCCTCGGCACGGCCCGCAGGCGCTGA
- a CDS encoding type II toxin-antitoxin system VapB family antitoxin produces the protein MIFKRIGNGKPYPAHGRESVRQWADVAPRPVRLDQLVTTKGQLDLETLLAEDSTFYGDLFAHVVKWQGDLYLEDGLHRAVRAALQQRQVLHARVLELETG, from the coding sequence GTGATCTTCAAGCGCATCGGAAACGGGAAGCCGTACCCCGCTCACGGCCGGGAATCCGTCCGGCAGTGGGCGGATGTCGCGCCGCGCCCGGTCCGCCTCGACCAGCTCGTGACCACCAAGGGCCAGCTGGATCTGGAGACGCTGCTCGCCGAGGACTCCACCTTCTACGGCGACCTGTTCGCCCACGTCGTGAAGTGGCAGGGCGACCTCTACCTGGAGGACGGACTGCACCGGGCGGTGCGCGCCGCGCTCCAGCAGCGCCAGGTCCTGCACGCGCGGGTGCTGGAGCTCGAAACGGGGTGA
- a CDS encoding LytR C-terminal domain-containing protein → MSMLTPPGLGGKYRITGDKFPRMRRPRRRGRAAFAVVVAVVVLGLVGWGTQQLIHVFSGDADKAVAAKKPDCKPATTPVKTLPKPGQITVNVYNATTRSGLAQQTANELKKRGFLIGKVGNASAAYDKKVPGAAVLVGGPGSASGTFSVLGTQLKGAAPKTDTRTGKDVDLVIGTAFKALTVQKVADTQLASLAQPAPRPGCATSSQRPATKAGAKAETGPASHS, encoded by the coding sequence ATGAGCATGCTCACCCCCCCTGGGCTCGGCGGTAAGTACCGCATCACGGGCGACAAGTTCCCCCGCATGCGCCGTCCCCGCCGCCGCGGCCGAGCCGCTTTCGCCGTCGTCGTGGCCGTGGTGGTCCTCGGGCTCGTCGGGTGGGGGACCCAGCAGCTCATCCACGTCTTCTCGGGTGACGCGGACAAGGCGGTCGCCGCGAAGAAGCCGGACTGCAAGCCGGCCACGACCCCGGTGAAGACCCTGCCGAAGCCGGGCCAGATCACGGTCAACGTCTACAACGCGACGACCCGCAGCGGGCTCGCCCAGCAGACCGCGAACGAGCTGAAGAAACGGGGCTTCCTCATCGGCAAGGTCGGCAACGCGTCGGCGGCGTACGACAAGAAGGTACCCGGCGCTGCCGTCCTGGTGGGCGGGCCCGGCTCGGCGAGCGGGACGTTCAGCGTGCTCGGCACGCAGCTGAAGGGCGCCGCGCCGAAGACCGACACCAGGACCGGCAAGGACGTCGACCTCGTCATCGGCACGGCCTTCAAGGCCCTGACGGTGCAGAAGGTCGCGGACACCCAGCTGGCGTCCCTCGCGCAGCCGGCCCCCCGGCCGGGGTGCGCGACGAGCAGTCAGCGGCCCGCCACGAAGGCCGGTGCGAAGGCGGAGACGGGCCCGGCCTCGCACAGCTGA
- the upp gene encoding uracil phosphoribosyltransferase produces the protein MRIHVVDHPLVAHKLTTLRDRRTDSATFRRLADELVTLLAYEATRDVRTEQVDIETPVTATTGVKLSYPRPLVVPILRAGIGMLDGMVRLLPSAEVGFIGMVRDEETLQASTYANRLPADLSGRQVYVVDPMLATGGTLVAAIRELIGRGADDVTAVVLLAAPEGVATLERELAGAPVTVVAAAVDERLDENGYIVPGLGDAGDRLYGTSA, from the coding sequence ATGCGGATTCACGTCGTCGACCACCCGCTGGTCGCGCACAAACTGACCACCCTGCGCGACCGGCGCACCGACTCGGCCACCTTCCGTCGCCTCGCCGACGAGCTGGTCACCCTGCTCGCGTACGAGGCGACACGCGACGTGCGCACCGAGCAGGTCGACATCGAGACGCCCGTCACGGCGACGACCGGCGTGAAGCTGTCGTACCCGCGGCCCCTCGTCGTGCCGATCCTGCGGGCCGGCATCGGCATGCTCGACGGCATGGTCAGGCTCCTGCCGAGCGCCGAGGTGGGCTTCATCGGGATGGTCCGCGACGAGGAGACGCTGCAGGCGTCGACCTACGCGAACCGGCTGCCCGCCGACCTCTCGGGCCGGCAGGTGTACGTCGTCGACCCGATGCTCGCGACCGGTGGCACGCTCGTCGCCGCGATCCGTGAGCTGATCGGCCGCGGCGCCGACGACGTCACCGCCGTCGTGCTGCTGGCCGCGCCCGAGGGCGTCGCGACTTTGGAGCGCGAACTCGCGGGCGCACCGGTGACGGTCGTGGCCGCCGCTGTGGACGAACGGCTCGACGAGAACGGCTACATCGTGCCGGGCCTCGGCGACGCGGGCGACCGCCTGTACGGTACGTCCGCCTGA